The Candidatus Eisenbacteria bacterium genomic sequence GCTGATGGAGCATGCGCGCTCATAAAGCTCGAGAAGCCCAACTTACTTCTGGTCCATTTGGTTGAGGTTGACCACGTGCTTCACTCCTTCGGGAGAGACTCAAAAGAAGCTCTGAAGGCATTCGAGTTGGCTGATGCTCAGGTCGGCAGGATACTTGATGCATTGGAAGAGGTTGGCCTTAGAGATAGTACGAACATCATCGTTGTCGGCGACCATGGCTTCGCCAACATTCATAACGAATTGAGGCCAAACGTGGAGCTTGGAAAGCTCGGCGTTCTGGAGAGCAGAGATTCCAGAGGAAAGACGCAAAGCTCTCAGACTACCGGCTCTCCAAAGTCATCGCCTCGAGCCACTGCTTTCTTCCGTTCGAGCGGAGGAGGAGGAGCGGTTTACTTCTCGCAAGGAAGCGACACAATGGCAATAGCCGATGTGATCTCACACTTCAAGAAGTTGAGTGAGACTGAATACAAGAGGATTTTCTACGTTCTGGACAGGAAGGAGCTTCAAAGATACGGCGCATTTCCGGGTGCAGCGTTTGGCCTTGCCTGTGAACCCGGCTACACCTTTTCGGGTGGCAGAGCGGGCAACTTTCTCTCCCCCACGGAATCACGCGGCACGCACGGATTCCTGCCTGAGAATCCGCTCATGTATTCAGGTTTCATCGCCTCAGGTCCTTCGTTCAAGAAGGGACTCAGAATTCCGTCCATCAGCATTCTCGATGTTGCGCCGACTGCGGCAAAAATCCTCGGAACATCTTTAGGCCCGCAAGTCGAGGGAAAAGTCCGGGAAGATATACTGAAGTAGACGCGCAATATTGTGCCGGAGTACACTGTACACCTCGAGGTGTCCGTGATTCACATCATACGCTCTCGCTCCACAAAAGTGGAGATGAAAGATGTGCCTGATCCCGCGATTAGGCAACGCATAGCCGAGATCACTCATGAGCTTTTGGGTGGCGTATGAAAGACCTCACGGCCATCCGCGAACGCTACTTGCGTGACGACCTCCCTGTCCGCTTAGGTGGGCTGGCAGCGAACTTGAGTCGAATCAGGTCATTCGCCAGCAACGACGCGAATCGGGAAGCAGTGGAAGGTTTGCTTGAAGAGAGCAAGTTCTTTATTGAGTGGACTGCGCCAGAAGCTGAGATTGATGCCGCCGCTGAATTGGTTCAATTACAAATTCTGCTGACTTGCTGGCAGCACAGGTGGAAAAGCATTTGGGCTGATCCTGTAGAACGCGCCAAGGTCGCCGAGCAGTCAAGTTCGTGGGCAAAGCGCATATTAGATCTGTCAGGCCTACTATCTTCTTAACAGGGTATAAGTAGCCCATGTTGCAGCCACCCCGCAAATTGCACAGCACGGGTTCTTCATGATTTCTCTCGCGAGCTCACAATTTCACTCGCAACATGAAGACATTCATAGCAAGAACAACTTTCACCCATGCCTCCGCGCCACAGACAGTGCCTTCTTAATGTCTGACCTCTTCATGCCAGATTGCTTCGCCCGGCGACGCGCATCCGCAATTAATCTGTTGAACTCGCGCATGGACGGCGGCAGGATCTCTTTCAGGATGACAACATCCCCATCACCGACGATAATAAACCGCGATCCAGGTTTCAGGTGAAGCTGTTTACGGATCTCCTCCGGAATAACAACTTGGCCTTTCGACGACATCTTGGTAGTGGCTAGATTCGTCATTTTCCAACCCTCCCTCCGGTATACTCTGACTGCGTCTTACTGGTAAGAATAGCAGTAAGCTCGACAAACTGGAAGCAGAAATTGGCGGCTTGACGTGACGACACGATCTTAACGTTGGAGCAGTCTGGCACCTGCGACGATTGCTGGTTAGCGCT encodes the following:
- a CDS encoding ectonucleotide pyrophosphatase/phosphodiesterase, whose amino-acid sequence is MRKSIRSAFPIIFVLVLQLLSSSPLCSQSSSAPRLVLISIDGLYPDIYRQAVELELRVPSLESLVRDGVSADGMIGIFPTVTFPSHAAIITGVRSYLNGITGNITLGDGSPQGTWYWFSDSLLVPSLPEAAHRKGLKVAVSSWPSLCGASYVDFSLPEIWTVEKGVTSRELVFRYDTPGLTEKVESMYGPWTDKRFDWGYQDDRIADGACALIKLEKPNLLLVHLVEVDHVLHSFGRDSKEALKAFELADAQVGRILDALEEVGLRDSTNIIVVGDHGFANIHNELRPNVELGKLGVLESRDSRGKTQSSQTTGSPKSSPRATAFFRSSGGGGAVYFSQGSDTMAIADVISHFKKLSETEYKRIFYVLDRKELQRYGAFPGAAFGLACEPGYTFSGGRAGNFLSPTESRGTHGFLPENPLMYSGFIASGPSFKKGLRIPSISILDVAPTAAKILGTSLGPQVEGKVREDILK
- a CDS encoding AbrB/MazE/SpoVT family DNA-binding domain-containing protein, translating into MTNLATTKMSSKGQVVIPEEIRKQLHLKPGSRFIIVGDGDVVILKEILPPSMREFNRLIADARRRAKQSGMKRSDIKKALSVARRHG